In Pseudonocardia sp. DSM 110487, the sequence GCCACGGTGAACCCCGCCTTCGGCGCGTCCCAGTCGATCGTCTCGCTGTTCTACGAGAAGGCGTTCGTCGAGGCCGACAAGGGCACGGCTACCGCGCTCGCCTTCCTGCTGATGCTGCTGATCGCGGGGCTCACGTACGTCCAGTTCCGGCTCCAGCGCAGGTGGGTCAACTATGTCTGACAGCGCCCGCGGTACCCGCACCGGTTCGGTTCTCACCCACGCCGTACTCGTCCTCGGCGCCGTCGTCATGATCGGCCCCTTCGTCTGGCAGCTGCTCACCGCGTTCAAGTCGCTTCCGGAGACGACGACCGTGCCGCCTCCCCTGCTGCCGCGGGAGTGGCTGTGGTCGAACTTCGCCGCAGTGTTCGACGTGCTGCCGTTCGGCCAGCAGCTGCTGAACTCGCTGATCGTGGCGGCCGCCGTGACGCTGGGCCAGCTCGCGTTCTGCTCGCTCGGCGCCTACGCCTTCGCGCGGTTGGAGTTCCGCGGCCGGGAACTGATCTTCGCGCTGTTCCTGTCGGTGCTGATGGTGCCCAAGCAGCTGCTGATCCTGCCGCAGTACCAGATCATGTCCGGCCTCGGGCTGCTCAACTCCCTACCCGCGCTCATCCTGCCCGGGCTCTTCTCCGCCTTCGGCACGTTCCTGCTGCGCCAGTTCTTCGCGACGATCCCCA encodes:
- a CDS encoding carbohydrate ABC transporter permease, whose amino-acid sequence is MSDSARGTRTGSVLTHAVLVLGAVVMIGPFVWQLLTAFKSLPETTTVPPPLLPREWLWSNFAAVFDVLPFGQQLLNSLIVAAAVTLGQLAFCSLGAYAFARLEFRGRELIFALFLSVLMVPKQLLILPQYQIMSGLGLLNSLPALILPGLFSAFGTFLLRQFFATIPKDFEEAALLDGAGRFRIFFSIMLPLVRPALAALAVITVMHTWNDLLWPLVVNTAPASMPISAGLTSLQGQEWTDYPVLMAGALMASIPMLLAYLALQRQFVQGIALSGTKG